The region CGATAGCGGATGATCGCATAGGAGAGGAAGGATGGCGCGGAGAGGAATTTTGGGGTGAAAGCGAGGAGGAAGCATATAAGCGGGCAGAAAGGATAGAGAGAAGATTAAGGGGTGAACTCAAGGATAAGGAACTCGCCGTTCTGCTGATCTCACACGGCACCTTCGGTTCGATCCTGATAAGCCGATTTCTAGGTGCTCCTCCCTGTGGATATACCAGATTCAGCCAACATAACTGCTGTGTGAGCCTCATCGAGCTAAAGCCCAACAGGGCAAAACTCCGATATCTTAACAGGATCTCTCATCTGCCGCCGGAGGCGATAACCTGATCGAGGAGGTCAAACGATGAGTGGAAATCCGCCCAAAGCCTATGAGAATCTGGAGTTTCTTCACAGTCCTTACGCCAGAACGATAAGGATAATGTGCGAATATTACGAGCCGCTGTCCAGGTTCCAGGAACACGGTGTCGGTCGGACGATAGTCTTCTTCGGATCGGCCAGGGCGAAACCGTTGGAGGTGGCAAGCAGGGAATATGAGGAGATCAAGAGGATGGTATCCAGCTATCCAAATCCCGATCCTGATCTCGTCAAAAGACTGAAACGAGCCGAGTATGATCTGGAGCTAGCCCGATACTACGAGGACGCCCGTCAACTGGCGCGGAGGCTGACCGAATGGATAAAAACCCTCGACGATAGCCACAGATTTATCATCTGCTCCGGCGGCGGGCCGGGGATCATGGAGGCGGCCAATCGCGGAGCCGCCGAGGCGGAAGGGAAATCGATCGGCCTGAACATCAGCCTTCCTTACGAGCAGGAGATCAACCCCTATGTCCCTGAGGAATTCAGGTTTCAGTTCCACTACTTCTTCATG is a window of Candidatus Poribacteria bacterium DNA encoding:
- a CDS encoding histidine phosphatase family protein, whose translation is MELYLVRHGQSEGNIGLPSPDPPLTELGVKQARWTAMRFRRIKLNGIYASPFLRAVQTAQIIADELDMPFYLWPLLAEHEPANVTRGMSRSEILSKFPRAIADDRIGEEGWRGEEFWGESEEEAYKRAERIERRLRGELKDKELAVLLISHGTFGSILISRFLGAPPCGYTRFSQHNCCVSLIELKPNRAKLRYLNRISHLPPEAIT
- a CDS encoding LOG family protein; the encoded protein is MSGNPPKAYENLEFLHSPYARTIRIMCEYYEPLSRFQEHGVGRTIVFFGSARAKPLEVASREYEEIKRMVSSYPNPDPDLVKRLKRAEYDLELARYYEDARQLARRLTEWIKTLDDSHRFIICSGGGPGIMEAANRGAAEAEGKSIGLNISLPYEQEINPYVPEEFRFQFHYFFMRKFWFVHLAAALVVFPGGFGTLDELIEVLTLTQTGKIGRHIPVLIYGRRYWDEVLNFDALVRWGTIDEKDLRLFSFADTIEEAFNYLREEIEKHYPSEP